Within the Achromobacter spanius genome, the region AGTTGGGCCGGCTGCCGTAGCGGCCGATCAACCAGCCGATGTTGCGGATCTTGCGCAGCAAGGGCGCGGCGGCGCTGCGCAGGTCGCCCCCGCCGACCACCGGCGTATCCACCGCGTCCAGCGCGCCGTGGCCCATGGCGTCGAACACGCGGGCGGTGTGGCGGGCCACGTCCACGGTGACGACCACGATGGCGCATGGCGATTCGGCCATGATGCGGCGCGTGGCTTCCACCCCGTCCATGACGGGCATGATCAGGTCCATCAGCACCACGTCCGGCCGGTCGCGCGCGCACTGCGCCACGGCCTCTTCGCCGTTGGACGCCACCCAGGCCACTTCCAGGCCCGGTTCCAGCGCAATGGCGCGCCGCAGGGTTTCAACCGCTATTTGCAGATCGTTGACGATGCCGATTCTCACGTCAGTGCCTTTCCGATCAGGTCTTCGACGGCGTCCAGCAAGGCGTCGTCATGGAAACTGCCCTTGGCCAGATAGTAATCAGCGCCGGCGTCCAGCCCGCGCCGACGGTCTTCCTCGCGGTCCTTGTACGACACCACCATCACCGGCACGCCTTGCAGGCGGGCGTCGGCCTTGATGCGCGAAACCAGTTCGATGCCATCCATGCGCGGCATGTCCACATCGGTCACGACCAAGTCGAATTCCTCGCTGCGCAGCATGTTCCAGCCATCCATGCCGTCGACCGCCACGGCCACCTCAAAGCCCCGGTTCACCAGCAGCTTGCGTTCCAGTTCGCGCACGGTCAGCGAATCGTCCACCACCAGCACGCGCTTGCGGCGGCGCGTCTGCGCGACCTGGCCCGCGCCGTCCACCCGCGTCAGTCGGCCGGCTTCGATCAGCTTTTGCACCGACAGCAGCATGTCTTCCACGTCCAGAATCAACAGCGGCGTGCCGTCGTCCATCAAGGCGCCCGCCATCACGTCCTGCACCTTGCCCAAGCGGGGGTCCAGCGGCTGCACCACCAGCGTGCGCTCGCCCACGTAGCGGTCGACGGCGATGCCGTAGCGCTTGTCATGGTCACCCACCACCACCACCGCCACGGACTCCGCCGCGGGCGCAGGCTCGCCGCCGCGCAGGATCTGCCGCGCGGACACAAGCCCCACCTGTCGGTCCATGAACCGAAAATGCTGATGGCCTTCCAACTGTTCAATCTCTTCCCGGCGCACCTGCAAGGCATGGCTGACGTAGGCCAGGGGGAACGCATAGATGGCGCCTTGCACCTCAACCAGCAGGCTGCGCACCACCGACAGCGACAAGGGCATTTCCAGCACGAAGCGGGTGCCCTGCCCGCTGGTCTGATGAATGCGCACCGCGCCGCGCAACTGGCGCACCATGGTCTGCACCACGTCCAGGCCCACGCCGCGCCCCGAGATCTCGGTCACTTCGCCGCGCGTGCTGAAGCCGGACAGGAACAGGAATTCCAGCAACTCGGCTTCGCTCAGGCGCGCCGCGGTGTCGGCCGAGGTCAGCTTGCGCTGCACCACTTCCACGCGCAGTCGGTCCAACGAAATGCCCGCGCCGTCGTCGCTCAGTTCCACCACCAGCATGCCGGCGGAATGCCGCGCCGACAGCTTGATCAGGCCTTCCGGGGGCTTGCCGGCGTCCAGGCGATCCATCGGCATTTCAATGCCATGGTCCACCGCGTTGCGCAGCAGGTGCATCAGCGGCGCGTCCAGCTTTTCAAGAATGTCGCGGTCCACCTGCGTGGTGTCGCCCTCGATTTCCAGCCGCACCTGCTTGCCCAGCGAGCGGCCCAGGTCGCGCACCATGCGCGGCATGCCGCCCACGCCGTCGGCAAACGGCCGCATGCGGCAAGCCAGCGCGGTGTCGTACAGGCGTTGGGCCAGATGGCTCATGCGCCAGCCGAATTCATCGACTTCGTTGGTGCGCTGGGCCAGTTCCTGCTGGCATTGCTCAACGATGCGCTGCGCATCATCCAGCGCCGCCTGCGCGCGCGCGTCCACATGCTGGCCGGCCAGCGCGCCGCGCACGCCGTCCAGCGCCTGCGCGGCACCCGCCTGCAAGCGCCGCAGACGCAGCATGGATGCGCCGAACGGGCCAACCCAGTGTGACTCCACCAGCGTCTCGCTGGAAAGGCCCAGCAGTTTGTTCAGCGTGTCGGCGGTGACGCGCAACACGCGCTCGCCTTCAAAGATGCCCTGATCGGTACTGCGGCGCGCCGTCGCTTGGGCGGGGGCTGTTGTCGGCGGCGACGTGGGGGTCGATGCCGGTGGCGGAGCGGCGGACGAGGACGCAGTGGGTGCCGCAGGGGGGGCCGCGGTCGTTGCCGCGGTCCGGCCCGATGGCTGGGTGCGCGCCGAGGCCGGCAAATCGTCAAAACGCTGAATGGGCGGCAGAAAATCCGACGGCCTGGGCGCTCGGGGCGGCGCGGGCGCGACAGCCGGCGCGTTGCTCAGGCGCACCACCAGGTCATCGATCTCGCCACCCAGTTCCGCGCCCGGCGTCGCCACCCGCTGCAGCAGGTCGGTGCCCAGCAGCAAGGCGTCGATATCGTCCGCCTGCAAGCGCAGCCGCCCTTCCTGCGCGGCCACCAGGCAATCTTCCATGGCGTGCGCGATACGCACGGCGGGGTGCAGGTCCACGATGCGGGCGGCGCCCTTGAGCGAATGCGCCGCGCGCATGCAGGCTTCCAACTGGGCCGCCGATGTGGGGTCGTGCTCCAGCGCCAGCAGGCCGTTGTTCAGCACCTGCACCTGGGTGCGGGTTTCAAGCTGGAACAGCTCAAGCAAGGAGGCATCGCGCATTTCGTCCGGATTCACGCCAGGCTCCGTTCCAAAGCTTGCATCAGTAAGGCCTCATCCAGCACACCCACGCTGCGGCCGCCGCACTGTGCCACGCCGCGCGAATACTTCAGGCTGGCGCCCTCCACGGTTGACGGCAGCGGTTCCAGTTGGTCCAGGTTGACGGCATGGATGCCTTCAACCTCGTCCACCGGCAGCACCACGGCCCGGCCCGCGCCGCCGAAGATCAGCATGCGGGCGGCACCAGGGCGCTCGCGCGTGTCATCCGCCGCGGCGTCCAGGCCCAACAGGCGCGCCAGCGACACGCACACGGTCAAGGTGCCGCGCACATTGGTCACGCCTAGCACCGCCGGATCGCGGCGATGCGGCAGCGTCAGGATCTTGCGCGTGGCGGCAACCTCATCCAAGGCCCGTGTCGGCAGCGACAGCCATTCCGCGCCCACGCGAAACACCAGTAGCGAAGACAAGCGAACATCGTGCCGGGGCTGCTCAACATCACTGTCAGACGAATCAAGTTGTGGCGGCAGCCGGTCCAGAATACGTTTGGCGGCCGCCGCATAGACCGGGCAGTTGCGGCAATGCACATGCGTGGGCAACTGGTCGCAGCTTTTGTCGCCACGGATACCAATGTGGTTCCAGCAGTCGTCAATGTCGGAGAGGCGCGTAAGGGACTCAATCACGTCGAGCCTCCTGTCGCGCCGCGCGCGCCTGCAAGCGACGTGCGCCTTCGATGTCACCGGACGATGCCACCAGGGCGGCCAGGTGCAGCAGCGCTTCGCGATGGGTCGGGTCCAGGTACAGCGCCTTGCGGTAAGCCGCCTGCGCCTGATGCATGTCGCCCGCGGCGTCTTGCAGCAGGCCCAGCAGATGCAGCGCATCGGCGCTGACGCCGTGCAGGTCTATGTGCGCGCGGCATTGCGCCAGGGCGTCTTGCACGCGGCCGCGATCCGCCATCTGCGCAATCTGGCGCAACGAGGCCGTGGCGCTGGTGTGGTCCGTTGGCGCGCTGATGTTGCCCGTTGCCGCGCTGAGGTCGCCATTGCCAGGCGCCGGGGCGATTGCCGCATGCGCCAGGGGCAGGCGCGCGGCCGGCGCCTGCGGCACGGGCCGCCGGGGTGGCGACCAGGCGTGCACGATGGGGGTTGCCCCAGCGACGCCCATCGCGCCCATCGCCCGCATCGCCGGCTCGGGCGGCGCCGGCAAGGCCTGCGCCTGGAAGGCAAACGACCGCGCCAGCGGCAGCGCGGGCAGGCGGCGCTGCGTCAACAAGCTGGTTTCGGCCGGCCCCACAAAAATCACGCCATCGTTGCGCGTGAAGCCCCGCAGCACCTGCACGGCGCGTTCCTGGGTCGGCCCGTCGAAGTAGATCAGCAAGTTGCGGCAGAACACGAAGTCATACGGGGCAACGCCCGCCAGCAGGTTGCCGTCGAACAGGTTGCCATGTTGAAAGCGGACCTGCTCGCGGACCTGCGCATTCAGTTGATGGCCGTCGGCCGTTTCAACAAAGTGGCGGTCGCGATACGCCAGGTCGTCGCCACGGAAGGCGTTGCGGCCATACACGGCGCGCTGCGCGAACTGCACCATGCGTTCGCTGATGTCCACCGCATCCACCTGAAAGCGCGCGGCGGGCACGCCCGCGTCCAGCAGGGCCATGGCGATGGAGTACGGTTCTTCGCCGCTTGCGCAGGGCACGCTCAATATCCGCAGCACCCGGCTTTCCGGCACGCCGGCCGCGAACAAGCGTGCACGCGCCAGGCTGGCCATGGCGGTTTGCGATTCCGGATACCGGAAGAACCAGGTCTCGGGCACGATCACGGTTTCGATCAGCTGCTGCATTTCATCGGCCGCCGTGTGCAGCCTCCGCAGGAACTCGTGTTCGTCCGCCACGCCCACCGCGTTCATGCGGTGGCGCACGGCGCGCTCGACCGCGGCCTTGCCGATGGAGCCGCTGTCCAGCCCCATCTTGCGCTTGAGCAAGGCGCTGAATTCATCAATCATGATCATGGCCGGGCCTCGCCAACGGGGGCGGCCGGGTACAACATCGCGCGTACGGATGGCGCCAGCAAGTCATTCACGCGCACGGCCTGGACCATGCCTTGCGCATCGCTCAGCACCGGCCCCAGGTAGCGGGCGTCTGGGTTGTCCAGGCTTGAAGGCTGGAACGCGGCCGGGTCGTAATGCAGCGTTTCGGTGGCGTGTTCCAGGATCAGCCCCAGCACATGGTCAGCCGCGCCGGAGGCCGCCGCAGTTGCAGTCGTAGTCGCAGTCGCAGTCGCCGCCGTAGCCACAGTCGCCGCCGCAGTCGCAGCCGGCCGGTAATGCACCAGCGCCAGCCGGGTGCTGGTGACCCGGGCGGCGGCGCCCTGGCCCGCCAGCTCGCTCATGTCGATCACGGGCACCGGCGCGCCGCGCCTGTCCAGCATGCCCGCTACCCACAAGGGCGCGCCGGGCACCTGTTTCAGCGCACGCAAGCCCAGCACCTCGATCACCTCGCCCGCGTCCAGCGCATAGCGGTCGCCGCCGATGCGAAACAGCAGATACAGCCGCCGCGCGGCTGGACCCGCGGCACCGGGCTGGGTAGAGAAAGCAAGTTCCGCCATGACGGGATTCAGATCTTGAAGCGAGACACGCCGCTGCGCAGGTCGTTGGCCACCACCGTCAGCTCTTCAATGGCCAGGCTGGACTGGCGCAGGGATTCCACGGTTTGCTGGGCGGCGTCGCTCAACTGCTGCAAGGCCTGGTTGATCTGCTCGGCGCCCGTTGCCTGGGCCTGCATGCCTTCGTTGACCATCTGCACGCGCGGCGCCAGCGTCTGCACCTGCTGGATGATCTGCGACAACTGGTCGCCTACCTGCTGCATGTCGGCCATGCCTCGGCGCACTTCCTCCGAGAACTTGTCCATGCCCATCACGCCGGCCGACACCGACGACTGGATCTCACGCACCATCTGTTCGATGTCATACGTGGCCACGGCGGTCTGATCGGCCAGCCGGCGGATTTCGGTGGCCACCACCACGAAGCCCCGGCCGTACTCGCCCGCCTTCTCGGCTTCGATGGCGGCGTTGAGCGACAAGAGGTTGGTCTGGTCCGCTACCTTCGTGATTGTAGTAACCACCTGAGTGATGTTGCCGGCCTTCTCGTTCAGGATGGCCAGCTTGGCGTTCACCGAGCCCGCCGCGCCCACCACGTTGCGCATCGTGTCTTCCATGCGCGCCAAGCCCACCTGCCCGCTGCCGG harbors:
- a CDS encoding chemotaxis protein CheW — translated: MIESLTRLSDIDDCWNHIGIRGDKSCDQLPTHVHCRNCPVYAAAAKRILDRLPPQLDSSDSDVEQPRHDVRLSSLLVFRVGAEWLSLPTRALDEVAATRKILTLPHRRDPAVLGVTNVRGTLTVCVSLARLLGLDAAADDTRERPGAARMLIFGGAGRAVVLPVDEVEGIHAVNLDQLEPLPSTVEGASLKYSRGVAQCGGRSVGVLDEALLMQALERSLA
- a CDS encoding chemotaxis protein CheW → MAELAFSTQPGAAGPAARRLYLLFRIGGDRYALDAGEVIEVLGLRALKQVPGAPLWVAGMLDRRGAPVPVIDMSELAGQGAAARVTSTRLALVHYRPAATAAATVATAATATATTTATAAASGAADHVLGLILEHATETLHYDPAAFQPSSLDNPDARYLGPVLSDAQGMVQAVRVNDLLAPSVRAMLYPAAPVGEARP
- a CDS encoding CheR family methyltransferase, encoding MIMIDEFSALLKRKMGLDSGSIGKAAVERAVRHRMNAVGVADEHEFLRRLHTAADEMQQLIETVIVPETWFFRYPESQTAMASLARARLFAAGVPESRVLRILSVPCASGEEPYSIAMALLDAGVPAARFQVDAVDISERMVQFAQRAVYGRNAFRGDDLAYRDRHFVETADGHQLNAQVREQVRFQHGNLFDGNLLAGVAPYDFVFCRNLLIYFDGPTQERAVQVLRGFTRNDGVIFVGPAETSLLTQRRLPALPLARSFAFQAQALPAPPEPAMRAMGAMGVAGATPIVHAWSPPRRPVPQAPAARLPLAHAAIAPAPGNGDLSAATGNISAPTDHTSATASLRQIAQMADRGRVQDALAQCRAHIDLHGVSADALHLLGLLQDAAGDMHQAQAAYRKALYLDPTHREALLHLAALVASSGDIEGARRLQARAARQEARRD
- a CDS encoding hybrid sensor histidine kinase/response regulator encodes the protein MNPDEMRDASLLELFQLETRTQVQVLNNGLLALEHDPTSAAQLEACMRAAHSLKGAARIVDLHPAVRIAHAMEDCLVAAQEGRLRLQADDIDALLLGTDLLQRVATPGAELGGEIDDLVVRLSNAPAVAPAPPRAPRPSDFLPPIQRFDDLPASARTQPSGRTAATTAAPPAAPTASSSAAPPPASTPTSPPTTAPAQATARRSTDQGIFEGERVLRVTADTLNKLLGLSSETLVESHWVGPFGASMLRLRRLQAGAAQALDGVRGALAGQHVDARAQAALDDAQRIVEQCQQELAQRTNEVDEFGWRMSHLAQRLYDTALACRMRPFADGVGGMPRMVRDLGRSLGKQVRLEIEGDTTQVDRDILEKLDAPLMHLLRNAVDHGIEMPMDRLDAGKPPEGLIKLSARHSAGMLVVELSDDGAGISLDRLRVEVVQRKLTSADTAARLSEAELLEFLFLSGFSTRGEVTEISGRGVGLDVVQTMVRQLRGAVRIHQTSGQGTRFVLEMPLSLSVVRSLLVEVQGAIYAFPLAYVSHALQVRREEIEQLEGHQHFRFMDRQVGLVSARQILRGGEPAPAAESVAVVVVGDHDKRYGIAVDRYVGERTLVVQPLDPRLGKVQDVMAGALMDDGTPLLILDVEDMLLSVQKLIEAGRLTRVDGAGQVAQTRRRKRVLVVDDSLTVRELERKLLVNRGFEVAVAVDGMDGWNMLRSEEFDLVVTDVDMPRMDGIELVSRIKADARLQGVPVMVVSYKDREEDRRRGLDAGADYYLAKGSFHDDALLDAVEDLIGKALT